The Toxorhynchites rutilus septentrionalis strain SRP chromosome 3, ASM2978413v1, whole genome shotgun sequence genome includes a region encoding these proteins:
- the LOC129776370 gene encoding deoxyribose-phosphate aldolase isoform X3, giving the protein MKVNSKISFDPTALEKVYINLRSLECSVGLLTNALNSQSLPELLQWTLKAITLTDLTTLGGDDTQANVERLCFRAAYPLPGRQVDAELFGKIHTAAVCVYPSRVADAFMSLRALHRVDSIQIAAVATGFPSGQYPLSTRLLEIGYAIEEGATEIDVVVNRSLVLNNKWEQLYDEIAQMRDACGDKAHLKTILGIGECGTMVNVYKASMVAMMAGSDFIKTSTGKEAVNATLPVGLVMIRAIQEFHRLTRKKIGLKPAGGVRTVKDSIAWMLMVRETLGDEWLNPTLFRFGASGLLDDLEKQYYQITAKLQEKKHTV; this is encoded by the exons ATGAAGGTCAACTCAAAGATTTCTTTTG ATCCCACTGCACTCGAGAAAGTTTACATCAATTTGCGCAGCTTGGAGTGCTCGGTTGGCCTTCTAACAAACGCACTCAACAGCCAAAGCCTGCCAGAATTACTCCAATGGACACTGAAAGCAATCACCCTCACCGATCTAACGACACTCGGCGGTGACGACACCCAAGCCAACGTGGAAAGATTGTGCTTCCGGGCCGCATATCCTCTTCCGGGACGACAAGTTGATGCTGAGCTGTTCGGAAAAATACACACAGCTGCGGTTTGTGTGTATCCAAGTCGCGTGGCAGATGCCTTCATGTCGCTGAGAGCTTTACACAGAGTGGACAGTATTCAGATTGCTGCAG TTGCAACCGGTTTTCCGTCCGGCCAGTACCCACTGAGTACTCGTTTACTCGAGATTGGGTATGCCATCGAAGAGGGTGCAACCGAAATCGATGTTGTGGTGAACAGAAGTTTAGTGTTGAACAACAAATGGGAGCAGCTGTATGATGAGATAGCACAAATGCGAGACGCGTGTGGGGACAAAGCTCATCTGAAGACCATTCTGGGCATTGGGGAGTGTGGAACGATGGTCAAC GTTTACAAGGCATCGATGGTGGCAATGATGGCTGGGTCAGATTTTATTAAGACGTCGACCGGAAAAGAAGCGGTTAACGCTACCTTGCCAGTAGGTTTGGTCATGATTCGCGCTATTCAAGAATTCCACCGGCTCACACGAAAGAAAATTGGTCTGAAACCGGCTGGAGGTGTTCGCACTGTTAAGGATTCTATAGCATGGATGCTTATGGTTAGGGAAACTCTGGGTGATGAGTGGCTAAACCCCACATTATTCCGCTTCGGAGCGTCCGGTCTGCTTGATGATCTAGAAAAGCAATACTATCAAATAACAGCTAAACTACAGGAAAAGAAACATACTGTTTGA
- the LOC129776370 gene encoding deoxyribose-phosphate aldolase isoform X2, which translates to MFPSRCWIINTFLSVFLSDFIMKVNSKISFDPTALEKVYINLRSLECSVGLLTNALNSQSLPELLQWTLKAITLTDLTTLGGDDTQANVERLCFRAAYPLPGRQVDAELFGKIHTAAVCVYPSRVADAFMSLRALHRVDSIQIAAVATGFPSGQYPLSTRLLEIGYAIEEGATEIDVVVNRSLVLNNKWEQLYDEIAQMRDACGDKAHLKTILGIGECGTMVNVYKASMVAMMAGSDFIKTSTGKEAVNATLPVGLVMIRAIQEFHRLTRKKIGLKPAGGVRTVKDSIAWMLMVRETLGDEWLNPTLFRFGASGLLDDLEKQYYQITAKLQEKKHTV; encoded by the exons atgtt TCCGAGTAGATGCTGGATTATCAACACATTCCTATCAGTGTTCCTCTCAGATTTTATAATGAAGGTCAACTCAAAGATTTCTTTTG ATCCCACTGCACTCGAGAAAGTTTACATCAATTTGCGCAGCTTGGAGTGCTCGGTTGGCCTTCTAACAAACGCACTCAACAGCCAAAGCCTGCCAGAATTACTCCAATGGACACTGAAAGCAATCACCCTCACCGATCTAACGACACTCGGCGGTGACGACACCCAAGCCAACGTGGAAAGATTGTGCTTCCGGGCCGCATATCCTCTTCCGGGACGACAAGTTGATGCTGAGCTGTTCGGAAAAATACACACAGCTGCGGTTTGTGTGTATCCAAGTCGCGTGGCAGATGCCTTCATGTCGCTGAGAGCTTTACACAGAGTGGACAGTATTCAGATTGCTGCAG TTGCAACCGGTTTTCCGTCCGGCCAGTACCCACTGAGTACTCGTTTACTCGAGATTGGGTATGCCATCGAAGAGGGTGCAACCGAAATCGATGTTGTGGTGAACAGAAGTTTAGTGTTGAACAACAAATGGGAGCAGCTGTATGATGAGATAGCACAAATGCGAGACGCGTGTGGGGACAAAGCTCATCTGAAGACCATTCTGGGCATTGGGGAGTGTGGAACGATGGTCAAC GTTTACAAGGCATCGATGGTGGCAATGATGGCTGGGTCAGATTTTATTAAGACGTCGACCGGAAAAGAAGCGGTTAACGCTACCTTGCCAGTAGGTTTGGTCATGATTCGCGCTATTCAAGAATTCCACCGGCTCACACGAAAGAAAATTGGTCTGAAACCGGCTGGAGGTGTTCGCACTGTTAAGGATTCTATAGCATGGATGCTTATGGTTAGGGAAACTCTGGGTGATGAGTGGCTAAACCCCACATTATTCCGCTTCGGAGCGTCCGGTCTGCTTGATGATCTAGAAAAGCAATACTATCAAATAACAGCTAAACTACAGGAAAAGAAACATACTGTTTGA
- the LOC129776370 gene encoding deoxyribose-phosphate aldolase isoform X1, translating into MPHAHYARKFYHLLHRPHLINPSRCWIINTFLSVFLSDFIMKVNSKISFDPTALEKVYINLRSLECSVGLLTNALNSQSLPELLQWTLKAITLTDLTTLGGDDTQANVERLCFRAAYPLPGRQVDAELFGKIHTAAVCVYPSRVADAFMSLRALHRVDSIQIAAVATGFPSGQYPLSTRLLEIGYAIEEGATEIDVVVNRSLVLNNKWEQLYDEIAQMRDACGDKAHLKTILGIGECGTMVNVYKASMVAMMAGSDFIKTSTGKEAVNATLPVGLVMIRAIQEFHRLTRKKIGLKPAGGVRTVKDSIAWMLMVRETLGDEWLNPTLFRFGASGLLDDLEKQYYQITAKLQEKKHTV; encoded by the exons ATGCCACACGCACACTACGCTCGCAAATTCTACCATCTGCTCCACCGGCCCCACCtaataaa TCCGAGTAGATGCTGGATTATCAACACATTCCTATCAGTGTTCCTCTCAGATTTTATAATGAAGGTCAACTCAAAGATTTCTTTTG ATCCCACTGCACTCGAGAAAGTTTACATCAATTTGCGCAGCTTGGAGTGCTCGGTTGGCCTTCTAACAAACGCACTCAACAGCCAAAGCCTGCCAGAATTACTCCAATGGACACTGAAAGCAATCACCCTCACCGATCTAACGACACTCGGCGGTGACGACACCCAAGCCAACGTGGAAAGATTGTGCTTCCGGGCCGCATATCCTCTTCCGGGACGACAAGTTGATGCTGAGCTGTTCGGAAAAATACACACAGCTGCGGTTTGTGTGTATCCAAGTCGCGTGGCAGATGCCTTCATGTCGCTGAGAGCTTTACACAGAGTGGACAGTATTCAGATTGCTGCAG TTGCAACCGGTTTTCCGTCCGGCCAGTACCCACTGAGTACTCGTTTACTCGAGATTGGGTATGCCATCGAAGAGGGTGCAACCGAAATCGATGTTGTGGTGAACAGAAGTTTAGTGTTGAACAACAAATGGGAGCAGCTGTATGATGAGATAGCACAAATGCGAGACGCGTGTGGGGACAAAGCTCATCTGAAGACCATTCTGGGCATTGGGGAGTGTGGAACGATGGTCAAC GTTTACAAGGCATCGATGGTGGCAATGATGGCTGGGTCAGATTTTATTAAGACGTCGACCGGAAAAGAAGCGGTTAACGCTACCTTGCCAGTAGGTTTGGTCATGATTCGCGCTATTCAAGAATTCCACCGGCTCACACGAAAGAAAATTGGTCTGAAACCGGCTGGAGGTGTTCGCACTGTTAAGGATTCTATAGCATGGATGCTTATGGTTAGGGAAACTCTGGGTGATGAGTGGCTAAACCCCACATTATTCCGCTTCGGAGCGTCCGGTCTGCTTGATGATCTAGAAAAGCAATACTATCAAATAACAGCTAAACTACAGGAAAAGAAACATACTGTTTGA
- the LOC129776369 gene encoding putative ATPase N2B → MLFLTRCPTTIGLKQFSCVLAASGVSNGRFYCHQVPSRLTPLELLQDKIARNEIQPDAHQKSIAEALQTVFNNIQNYSPPKAATGLGKWFSFKSANNKVEAPKGLYIYGSVGGGKTMLMDMFYDCCLVDRKRRVHFNSFMTDVHSKIHEIKSKQVRDVSSTKPQPFDPIKPVAELITEDSWLICFDEFQVTDIADAMILKRLFTYLFDNGVIVVATSNRAPDDLYKNGLQRSNFVPFIGVLKNHCNLITLDSGVDYRTATLKGEGMHYFVKSQMDADDAMNKLFKVLCSQENDFIRPKTFTHFGRNISFAKTCGQVLDSTFEELCDRPLGASDYIQIAQFFHTVLLRDIPQLNLKLKSQSRRFITLIDTLYDSRVRLVVSSDVPYKQLFSNEKPDDMHTSDEHRMLMDDLKITKDSQDASSNIFTGEEELFAFERTVSRLAEMQSAEYWSLWEKHR, encoded by the exons ATGTTGTTCTTGACCAGATGTCCCACGACGATTGGACTGAAGCAGTTTTCCTGTGTGCTAGCAGCCAGTGGTGTTTCGAATGGAAGATTCTACTGCCACCAGGTTCCGTCGCGTCTTACTCCGCTCGAGCTCTTGCAGGACAAGATAGCTCGCAACGAAATACAACCAGACGCGCACCAGAAAAGTATTGCCGAGGCGCTGCAGACCGTGTTCAACAATATTCAGAACTATAGCCCTCCGAAGGCCGCCACTGGTCTGGGAAAATGGTTCAGTTTTAAAAGCGCAAATAACAAGGTCGAAGCCCCCAAGGGATTATATATCTATGGAAGTGTGGGTGGAGGAAAAACCATGCTGATGGATATGTTCTATGATTGCTGTTTG GTGGATCGCAAACGACGAGTTCATTTCAATTCCTTCATGACAGATGTCCACTCAAAAATCCACGAAATCAAATCCAAGCAAGTTCGTGATGTCAGTAGCACAAAACCGCAACCATTCGACCCCATAAAACCCGTTGCGGAACTTATCACCGAGGACTCGTGGCTGATTTGTTTTGACGAATTCCAG GTCACCGACATTGCGGACGCGATGATACTCAAGCGACTGTTCACGTACTTATTTGATAACGGCGTTATCGTCGTAGCAACGAGCAATCGAGCCCCCGACGACCTGTACAAGAATGGACTCCAACGCAGTAACTTTGTCCCCTTCATTGGTGTGCTGAAAAATCACTGCAACCTTATCACGCTGGACAGTGGGGTGGACTACAGAACAGCAACGCTGAAAGGCGAAGGGATGCACTATTTTGT GAAATCACAAATGGATGCTGACGATGCGATGAACAAACTCTTCAAGGTTTTGTGTTCACAAGAGAACGATTTTATTCGACCCAAAACATTCACACATTTTGGACGCAATATATCGTTTGCCAAAACATGTGGACAGGTTTTGGACAGCACCTTTGAGGAGCTTTGTGATAGG CCTCTTGGAGCGTCCGATTATATTCAGATAGCACAATTTTTCCACACCGTACTACTGAGGGACATCCCACAATTAAATCTGAAGCTCAAATCACAGTCCAGACGGTTCATCACGCTTATCGACACGCTGTATGACAGCCGCGTGCGG CTGGTTGTCTCATCGGATGTACCATACAAGCAGCTATTCTCGAACGAAAAACCGGACGATATGCACACATCGGACGAGCACCGGATGCTCATGGATGATCTTAAGATTACTAAGGATTCGCAGGATGCCAGCTCGAATATTTTCACCGGCGAGGAGGAATTGTTTGCGTTCGAGCGAACGGTGTCCAGACTTGCGGAAATGCAATCCGCCGAATATTGGTCCCTGTGGGAGAAACATCGATAG
- the LOC129777974 gene encoding protein-serine O-palmitoleoyltransferase porcupine, whose amino-acid sequence MGSYFYDNYDEDDYLDDNYDDLHEIFMKYSQIASWTDIYGSCVLPSILQISRYVIPFLVANIVLCIVAKLKTRLFPSYNFIMHILSFGSGSYLLYHYLDGGYIYLVHLVVTTYLLLRISFIDQHYIRFDYTISSYAILCLIVGELHEKDPKLWHHIRGVLMIIVMKVISLAFDMKTEQSLRKHFTMLAFLGYVCCPANCIFGPWTSFSEHLTTLTKAKKRFKVNINYFLQLVLNLVLSMSCLVFSNCVEVLFVPAYYWKWVTAYGSAFAFRMSHYFVSFLSQATMVSAGFKTKKVNAIQKSTENYLGYNVVHPLSIELPRSILHVVVAWNVPMHHFLKRYVFRPLKPHGTFVAVLLTYVVSSLLHGLNFQLWATLLTLGLWSYVEYNIRKKLAQAFSACVLVSRCQEPCVNHVIGRKRPLSILINSIFFCLTVTNLIYLGMIFDTNSQLQTEGFSMKHTISKWQRLNFVSHLLLVAGFLFNLVI is encoded by the exons ATGGGTAGTTATTTCTACGATAATTACGATGAGGATGATTACCTGGATGATAATTATGATGATCTTCATGAGATATTTATGAAATATT CTCAAATTGCCAGCTGGACCGATATTTACGGAAGCTGTGTCCTGCCTTCGATTCTACAAATATCTAGATATGTTATTCCATTCCTAGTAGCGAACATAGTGCTCTGTATCGTGGCTAAGTTAAAAA CACGTTTGTTTCCATCGTATAACTTTATCATGCACATACTGAGTTTTGGAAGTGGCTCGTATCTTCTGTACCATTATCTCGATGGCGGTTACATTTATTTAGTCCATCTGGTTGTGACCACCTACCTCCTGCTAAGGATATCGTTCATCGATCAGCACTATATCCGATTCGACTATACAATCAGTAGTTATGCGATACTTTGTTTGATAGTGGG cgaacTCCACGAGAAGGACCCAAAATTGTGGCATCACATCCGAGGCGTGCTCATGATTATTGTGATGAAGGTAATTTCCCTTGCGTTTGACATGAAGACTGAACAATCGCTGCGGAAGCATTTCACGATGTTGGCCTTTCTGGGCTATGTCTGTTGCCCGGCAAACTGCATCTTCGGACCATGGACGTCCTTCAGTGAGCATCTTACTACCCTCACGAAGGCGAAAAAAAGATTCAAAGTG aacattaattattttttgcaaCTGGTACTTAATTTAGTGTTATCGATGTCATGTTTAGTGTTTTCCAACTGCGTTGAAGTTTTGTTTGTTCCCGCTTATTACTGGAA ATGGGTAACCGCATACGGGTCCGCATTTGCATTCCGTATGAGTCATTACTTTGTTTCATTTCTATCGCAAGCTACCATGGTATCGGCTGGATTCAAAACGAAAAAGGTTAATGCAATACAGAAATCAACCGAAAACTACCTCGGATATAACGTAGTGCATCCGCTGAGCATTGAGCTTCCAAGATCAATTTTACACGTCGTGGTTGCATGGAATGTGCCGATGCATCACTTTCTCAAGCGCT ACGTTTTCCGCCCACTAAAGCCGCACGGGACATTCGTCGCGGTGTTGCTGACCTATGTCGTATCATCACTGCTGCATGGTCTAAACTTCCAACTGTGGGCCACGTTGCTAACGCTGGGTCTGTGGAGCTACGTTGAGTACAACATTCGGAAAAAGCTGGCACAGGCATTCTCGGCTTGTGTTTTGGTTAGTAGATGCCAGGAGCCGTGCGTTAACCATGTGATTGGTCGAAAGCGACCTCTGTCAATTCTAATCAACTCAATATTCTTCTGCCTTACGGTCACGAATCTCATCTATTTGGGAATGATATTCGATACGAATTCTCAACTACAAACAGAGGgcttttcgatgaaacacaccaTAAGTAAGTGGCAAAGATTAAACTTTGTCTCACATTTGCTGCTGGTCGCAGGGTTTCTATTCAATTTGGTAATTTAG